In Miscanthus floridulus cultivar M001 chromosome 8, ASM1932011v1, whole genome shotgun sequence, the sequence GTTGGCGCGAGGCCGCCGGTGGGCAGGAGCAGAACGCCTGCCGCGTGCGAAGGCCCGCAACGGCCCACCGGGCTGCTCCGGCGCCGTTCCTGCTCGCTCTCGCCAAGCATGTTGAACTGAAAATCGACTGCGCATGTATCGGTTCACCAGAAGAAATGATTCCAAAAAAAATGATATATAGCATACAAAGTCTTTTTACAGTCAGTTCGTATTGCGCCAACCGACAGTACAAATATCTGTACTGTTGGCTCTACACCTTCCTGCAGACGTTGTGCCTACGTGTTTGGCTCTACATATTGTACTAGTGCGACTTGGTACTATATGTGAGAAAATTAGTTTCTAGGTCCTAAAAAAAAATTTGTGCTTAGTTTCTTGACCCTTTTTCTTTTAAACTTGTCTATTTAGCCTCAAAACGAATTTGGTTTTGTTCCTGGGCCCTTCGTCCATTCTGTCATATTTCACCGTTAACCAGCCAAGTGGAGCAACGCGAAAAGACCAAAGTGCCCCTTTACTTGTTCGTTCCTATCTGCAGCTTggtcggttggctggttcgtatcgttgcttgttcgtgaagaagtacggtTGACTGGTTTGTgtcagagaaaaatactattccgattgaaaatttacgatcgtttacgacaagcccaAATAAAATGTAATTCTAGCTAGGTATGCAATTCTATGTACGAATGTGCTTGTCTAGATTCGTATCTAGAACTACATTTTATTTGGGATGAGGTTAGTGTATATTCTTGTAGTTGTAGCAGCAAGAGGCCTGTCTCCATCTATCATCACTTGGCGTAGGACTACTTGACTAGGGTGATTATAAATCAACGGAGTGCGTGCTACTTGGGATGAAGGATGATTGATGGACAACATCTTGGTGAGTCGATTGAGATGGATGGACGAGTGAAAGCAACATGCACTGTCTGTTTGTGAGACGACGACGACTCAACTGTGGCCACTGCTTACTAACCATATGCATGATTCTGTGCGAACACATTCCGCTAGAATTTAGATCTTCCATTAATTTCATACAAAATATCTTAAGATTTGTGTCTTAATCAATTTttaatttgactaaatttatagaaaagaccaTTAAAATTCTCTTAATTTATAACAtcaaactagtatcattagattagatgcactatgaaaatatattttttacAGAAATATTGATACTCTCTTTTCCCTGTGTAAAGTAATAAATAAATTCAGAACAACTCAAGAATTTAATATATCTAAGATAGAGGTACGTAGTAGCTCTAGCTGACACTAATGTTTGTTTATATTCATATCGACAAAGATTTAGGCTATATTAATTTTAAAAGAAGAGGTCGTACGTACCTTCTTTTAAAATCATTACGCTAGGAGTATTATTTTAAAATGGCTATGCTTGCCCTTGGTTGACGTTCGAGGCTTACATCACTAAGATGACGATTTACATATGTAATGGCCTGCCTAATGTATGCCTCTGTGGCTGCTTGACTTTCTAGAATCCAGGTAAGCATGTATTATTGGTGAACGTCGAAAGCAGATTTTTTTTTCAACATAGATGTGTATGAGCACGTTTTTTTATTATATTGGAGCAAGGCCCCAAGGCAGGCTCCTTAGCTTAGTCCCAAAGTTTTGCGGTTGACGTCCTTGGTTTCCTTCCAGCTCGAtcgtctcctccttttcttttctaacTAACGAATGTTTGGTTGGGACCTGGGAGCATGCTTGACCTTTTGAACCCAATCTTTAGCTAGGACACTGCTATTGATACGAAAACCATTTTTATAGGTGGAGAGTAACGCATTTCCACATGTATTTAGCCAATCGTATGCATAAATGCCTATCCCACAACATGCAATTCTAAGTGAACCACCgtggagcggggggggggggggggggggggggggggggagtagtttttttatttaattaTGATTGATTAGAACGTGTGTTATGATTAGGGATGAAACGGGTGGAAAAACCATATACAACTGTTTTTCATTTTTGTTTCGTATTTGATCATTGAAAACGGGAATGGGACCGAGATACCTAGGAACCAAAACGAAAACGGGAATATGAAAATGAACAATCACATACGAGAATTGGATCATGGCATGTTCCTATTTGACATGTTAGGAGCTAGCCTCATTGAAGTGCCTCGTGGGTTTTGTGGGCGTGGTTGGTTCCCTGGAGGAGCCTGCGTGTCTGCACTGATTGGTTGGCTGAATGGAGGCTTCAGCTGACGGGTGTAAACTAGCCCACCTAACCTGGTTGTCCAGAAACGAAATGAGATTGGTGAGTCTGGCTCGTGTAGCGCACGACACCCGTTCCCACAAGCACTTTTCTCTCTATAAAGCTAGTTCATCCGTCGACCCAAACAATCTCTCTCTAACATGTCTCTGTTCAGCTGATAACCAAGTAGAATGCTCTTGCACGAGATGAAACTGGTGGGCAGGGGCCTGGCTAGATGGTATGAGCCAGGCTCAACCTTTCTTCGAACCAGTCACGCTCTTGGTGCCTGTCAAGAGAACTTTCTAAATTCTTGAACTAATATTTGACGAAAAGATCTACGGCCTggtcgtttgttggtttcagccagcccaaaccagccagcaaacagtgtttttctcttacaacaaaccagcaccagccagcccaaaccagcacagaaatcaaccagcgaacatgccgctAATATTCAAAGGTTGCTATAGTAATAACCACTAAAATTTATCACGTATTTCATAGATATAGGATGAATACATGTCTATTCCGCCTAAAAACATGATTCCACATAAATACAAcctgttcggttgactggttcgtatcgttgatgattcgtgaagaagtactgctagctggtttgtgtgagagaaaaatactattccgactgaaaatttacgatcgtttacgacaagccacagccaaacgagcTGATAAACCGAAACATCTCCTCCCGCGCGCGCTTCCCCGTTCAGTTTCCGTATTCTTTCCACAAATTCGAAAATAAGCACAATAAACATATAGAAAATGGAACAGAGacataagttttttttttgtgaggATAACAGAGACATAAGTTATCTGATCCTTTTTTATCTCTGAACAGAATGCAAGTGGTGCTTCTGCATCTTCATTcttatttttttttggaaaccaTCAGCTTCACCGTGAAGCATAAGTTTAACTGAATATGTAAGGAATCGAAGGAGAGCCGCGAACAATTTCTTGTTCTCGAATTAGAATGTGTTAACAGCAACTGACAAGTGGGCCCACTGATTAAAGGACTTGGGAGAAGCTTGCAGCCACATCATTCCGCTCACTCAAGTGGTCagtgacttgagtgtcctgtctGCCCACcccgagaaaaaaaaaaacacctcGCAGCATTCCGAGTGGAACAGCTTCAGCCTCCAGTGcacgctggcggcggcggcgtcctttTCTCCTACCGCTGGCCTGCCCGCGCGATAAATATCTCTCCCAACTCCTCTTCCTCTTCGTACTGTTCTCCAGGGCGAGGGCTTGTCCTCGTCTCCAACGCCGGCAAGAGCTACTACAGAGCTTCTTCCCAAGCGCGATATGAAAGATGCGTGCGGCGGAAACGCAGACGGCGGAGCTGTACTGTAGTGCCACCATGGGATTGCCAAATTGGTTAGCTCTTCCTTCACGTACTGTACATGATTTTATTTTTCCCAGCAGCTCGTAGTGGATGTGGATGTTTTGGCTCCTCCATTTCGATTTTTGGGCAAGGAAGCAGGGCTTTAAGGCAGATTCCATTTCCTCCGTTCCAAACACCATGTGCTGTCAGCCAACAAACATGGGACTTGGATCCCTTTGTAATTCCTTTGAAAAGCCACCGATCCAAGCATGGTCGCTGTCCGTTTTTATTTGGCTATTTCCTAGGGGGATTTGGCGATGCTTTCAAGTCACGGTGAACTGTCCTTTGTATTTTCAGATTTGGAACCAAAGAATTAGATTTTTCTTGTCATGATGTTTGATTCTTTTCTTCCAAATTATCCAAGAATTATATATAGGTTTTCCCATCTTTTCTTCCATTTTCACTGCTCAAATTATGCCTTTGCCCACTGGTCCACTGGTTAATTACTCTATTTATTAAATTTCTGTAGATACAGGTGgccaagaagacatcaacaaatgGGGGCTTTCTTGAGCTCCGCCGCCAGCAAGGACCAGCAGTGGGAGCACGACGAAGCTCCACGACCAGATTCCTCCAAGAAGATGCGGATTTCGACCCCTCTCTGCAGCCACGGCCACCCGAGGCTGATCCCGGGGCTCCCGGATGAGATCTCTCTGCAAATCCTCGCGAGGATGCCGCGGATGGGGTACCTGAAGGCCAAGATGGTCTCCCAGAGCTGGAAGGCGGCGGTAACCGGCGCAGAGCTGTACCGGCTGAGGAAGGAGCTTGGCGTGGCCGAAGAGTGGCTGTACATACTGATGAAGATGGCAGATGATCAGAAGCTGGTTTGGCACGCTTTCGATCCTGTTAGCAACCAATGGCAGAGGCTGCCACTCATGCCTGGGATCAGTCATAGCAGAGTCTATGGGTTGGGCTTGGGGGATCTGGTGAGCGCTGGCATAAGGATCTTTGACATTATCAGAGGCTGGCTTGGTCAGAAGGAATTGTTAGGCAGTATACCATTCTGTGGCTGTGCCGTCGGCGCTGCTGATGGCTGCCTCTATGTTTTGGGTGGGTTCTCTAGAGCTTCCACAATGAAATGCGTGTGGAGGTATGATCCCTCTGTCAATTCATGGCAGGAGGTGAGCCCGATGAGCACCGGGCGTGCCTTTTGCAAGACTAGCCTGTTGAACAGCAAGCTGTATGTTGTTGGTGGTGTGAGCAAAGGCAAGAATGGGTTAGCTCCGCTGAAATCCGCTGAAGTGTTTGACCCGGCAACTGGGGTTTGGGCTGAGGTGCCAGATATGTTATTCTCCAAATCGCAAGCTCTACCGATGGCCTTAGCTGATCTACTTAAGCCTATTGCTACCGGAGTGACCTCATACAGAGGGAAGCTGTATGTTCCTCAGAGCCTTTATTCCTGGCCCTTCGCTGTTGATGTTGGTGGAGAGATCTTTGATCCTGAGACAAATTCATGGGAACAAATGCCTATGGGCATGGGTGAAGGTTGGCCTGCAAGGCAGGCTGGAATGAAATTGAGTGCTGTTGTAGATGGCAATCTGTATGCCTTGGAGCCAGCAACTTCTTCTGGCAGTGCCAAGATAAAGATGTACGATGCTCAAGAGGATACTTGGAAGGTTGCTGTAAGCCAGGTACCTGTTGGGGCCTTTGCCGAGTCAGACAGTCCTTACTTGCTTGTTGGATTTCTTGGAAAGCTCCATTTGATCATCAAGGATGCGGGTAGCAGAATTGATGTCATGCAAACGGACTCTCTGAAACCAATGGATTCACCAGCCCTTTTGACTGGCATAACATGCCAAGTCCCAGATGTCTCCTTGGAACAAGCAGATGTTTGGAAAGCCATTGCGTCGAAAAGTATCACAACTGCTGAACTTGTCAGCTGTCAGGTTCTTAGCATTTGAGTTTTTAAGGTTGAGTTTCTCTGGATCTTTGTATAAGTTTGTGCAGTAGATATGTTTGTGCCGCACATCTAATTTGTCAGGCAACTTCTTGTGGTTTCAACCTGAAGAATAGGTAGTCTCCGTCTTCTGTTACAAATGTAATCAGTGAACTGCAGAGATTATTTTCTGTCAGCAATGTACATATGTGTGTGCAATCTGGGTAATTCAGTTTTGTAATTGTTTTCTTCTACTCTTATCTATGTATATAACATTACATAAAACTGAATAAGGTTGTTGCAGCTTTGTCCAATTCCAAAGGCAACAGTGCTGAGTCAATCACCAGAGCAATCTGAACCCAGTTCATTGTTCAAACCGCTGTAAATTCCAGTTTTCATACCATGGACTTTGGTTTCTCCATGGAAAGT encodes:
- the LOC136472553 gene encoding F-box/kelch-repeat protein At1g22040-like, with the translated sequence MGAFLSSAASKDQQWEHDEAPRPDSSKKMRISTPLCSHGHPRLIPGLPDEISLQILARMPRMGYLKAKMVSQSWKAAVTGAELYRLRKELGVAEEWLYILMKMADDQKLVWHAFDPVSNQWQRLPLMPGISHSRVYGLGLGDLVSAGIRIFDIIRGWLGQKELLGSIPFCGCAVGAADGCLYVLGGFSRASTMKCVWRYDPSVNSWQEVSPMSTGRAFCKTSLLNSKLYVVGGVSKGKNGLAPLKSAEVFDPATGVWAEVPDMLFSKSQALPMALADLLKPIATGVTSYRGKLYVPQSLYSWPFAVDVGGEIFDPETNSWEQMPMGMGEGWPARQAGMKLSAVVDGNLYALEPATSSGSAKIKMYDAQEDTWKVAVSQVPVGAFAESDSPYLLVGFLGKLHLIIKDAGSRIDVMQTDSLKPMDSPALLTGITCQVPDVSLEQADVWKAIASKSITTAELVSCQVLSI